The Rissa tridactyla isolate bRisTri1 chromosome 25, bRisTri1.patW.cur.20221130, whole genome shotgun sequence nucleotide sequence ccaccccttattccataccatttgcatcgtgctcagatcactaatagtTCTTAGCCAccaaatatatacacatacagatatgcgcatatatatatataatttttttttaatatatatatgcacacaaaaGCTCGTTacgtccatttagttcataattgcagaaTCTCATGCGTTAGAGCAGACTCAGGATTGCGTGTTCTCACCCGGGATTAAATTCCCTTGAGGTACACGCGCAACTTCCCCATTCTCCGTTCGACGATGACCACGACGACGTCAATGACTTTGGCGACGTCGACGACAACGTTGTTGTTAATGACGGAAACAATGATGGCGTCGACGATGATGACGTCGATGATGACAACGTCGATGACAACGACGTTAACGACAACGACAACAACAGAGAAGACAAAGACGCCAACGCCACCGATGACGCCGATGACGCCGCGAACGACAACCACGACAGTGACGTCAACGACGACGACTTCGACGACCAAGACGATGACGGCGGCGGCGACAACGATGTCAATGTCAACGACGACGTTGACGACGAAGTCCTCGACAACAACGATGACGCCAACACTGTCGACGATGACGATGTCAACGCCGACATCAATGACGCCGCCATGAGCGATGGcaacgacgacgacgacgacgacgacgacatCGATGATGACGTGTTGTGTGAAAGGGACAAAGCGGTTTGGGCAGAAAATAAACCCTCTTGCGTTCTAACGCTCCTCACCGAGGCGGGAGGccgggtgcggctgggtttaaattctgagcgatGCCCAATTCGCCACGATCAGTCCGGTCGCGTTTAAGCGccggaggtgcttcttggatcggagatggtccgTTTGGTGGGGATCGGAACAGTAGGGCACCGTCTCTGTCCTTCCGGAGCTTGGATACTCTAACAccaccttcagagattggcacgATTTCATGAACGCCTTCTAAATAAGCACGCCGCTTTCCAACCGTGGGTTTCTGGGCCGCGccagctggtggtgctgtccctttacggatcacgtctaggaggcggaaaggtccccAAACCCTCGGGTTCTGGTTGCAACGCTCCCGCTAGGGACAgcaaacccttctcaaggtctgaatatccgTTCGCGGCGGCGTTAAAGGAGCGAGAGCCAAATTCTAATGGGCTCTCccgtcctgctggtcccttctgccgtAAGTTACAAGGAGAACCATGTTCACCGAAGCCCCAATTCTACATGGACGGGCTCGGTTGGATGTAtgggaccaagctgttggaagaAGCTTAGCTCCTTCGTTAGCAATTCCGGAGCATTAGTGTGTCGTTCGGTCCattcccaggatctaccctttttaagcaaactataaagggggcgagcgaCGATGGGGAAGCCAGGGATGCATTTACGCCGATAACCTAAAATTCCCAGAACTTGCTGGAACTCCTTcgcgctggatggattctgtccacgCTCtaatttttccagggtatcctgagggacggaagcggCTCCTTTAAGCCACCAggcccccaggaatttaacttccccTTTCGGGTCCCCGACGCTTGGAGTCTGGGATTTCCAATCCCGAAGCCAGTAACGTccttcggatgttttccatcacgTCTTTAACGCTTTCTTGGTTTTCTCCCCCTTCTTGGGGTGGCGTCGATACCTCGGTACACCGTGAAACGGGAATCTCGGGCAGCACTTCGGCTCAAGCGGTGGGAGCGATAGCGGGGGGGGAGCGTTCGTGTCCTCGTGGAGGTCGGTGAAAGGCCCGTTGGGCTCCTCTCCGTGTCAACGcgaaccgcgctttgtcctgctcgaGGAGgggaatcccccccccccaaaaaaaaccccaaaaaaccatcTCTTTTAACATCTCAGGCAGCCATCCGAGGATGGGCGGCTCCTCGTATCGTTGTCACAACTGCCGCGATCTTTGGAACCGCAGcggtcgggggggggggtgcagcgtCGGCGTTTGACTTGCCGTAATCCACCGCGAAGGGCcgttgcccggttggtttctttacggGCCACACGGGTGAATTATGaagcgagtgagtcctcttaacgatgtctcttttttctaaatccgaCACCGCCCCATCTCCCTCCCGCCAAGTGCAGCCGCGGGCAGGGGACGCTGCCGGACGTTGGCGATTTTAGAGGGAGCCAAAAGTACGGAAGTTTCCCGTAGACCCGATTTCACCGTGCCTAATCCCTTTTCGCGTCCTGCAAAACGCCCCCCGCAGCCCAATCTGGAAATTTCCGCGGCGCGTCAAATCCCAGGAGGTCAGTACGCGAggcaccccccccctcccccccccgcccccaaccctcatcattcgctgctctcccggcaaccagaggttaattttttttcgcggcggggcatgtttttaccacaccgtCAGTTCCTGTGAAGATTTACGCCCCCGAGAAGTTGTGCCTTTTCGTTAGCGACGGCGGACGTTTGGGCTCCGGCAGCGATAATAAATTTTACCGACATCttccggggtccgacaggaatgacgataacaggttcggagtctttatgggAGAGCCATTGAATCGCTAGTACGCGCCGGGCAGGgcggctcactgccctccccggggataagAGTTTTTTGATTGACTTTGGCTTTGACAAACCCGATCGAGTTACGCTCCGGTGCGGAAGGCACGATTTTCTCACGATTTGGGGATTCTCTCGTTAGGCTTTTTTCCCCGGCCGaatttattctttctagttagaggttggaccagcgtacggagatctcccacagggacaccgtgcaagaacaGGGACACCCCCTAGTTGTAAGACTTTACACCACAACTCGTTCCGGTCCtcatcaggcttaaaccttccgtCCGATGTaaggttttgagtgtgagtttggacttggcgaacctttcggggacGTTCAGAGGGTTTTTTGCCAGTTAGGCCAGCCCAGCCCGTTCGGCGCCCGTACTGCTCTATCTCCTGTAcgtattcattccaggtgggccaCGTAGCGACGCCGGGCCCTGCCCAGGAtcatcccgagcctctcgtatgcCATCTTAAGTGCAGTCAACGAagggtttcaggcaatcgggaagaccacagACGAGAGGGGCTCATCGACTGGGGCTTATCGAcgggggatttccgaaattcctctcagTCATACACGTCCAGCCGCAAACGGATCAGAGCAGCCCATAGCTCTAATCTcgaacggctcccccctctctcgcggatccgtaccacctgcccaaaaggctgcgtGAGCGGtcagggaataattatgatccccgtccgtCGTAGTTAAAAAAcccactcctggtccccaagagtctcccgcttcttcctcactcaacataattctatctcctccttcagaagaaactcaaCAGCcaattcttctggccgcctcaaatatttttcccttattttcgccaACTCTCTTGGCGCCGGCGCAACAGTACGCGCCGTGGCGTGGACTTCATCACCACCCTCATCAACTGCGGTTTCGGTTTTAATCGGAgctcgtaaaggaaagactcgggaTTTCACGGGAGACGTCCTTTCCTCCTCGtcttcttcatcatcctcacTATGAGACCAAAAATCTCTGCTCTGGGTTCTGGAATTTGGAGAACACATTAACTTCcgaatttgttggacctgggtcgagggctgcgtTTTGTccaagagcccagtcacccttccTGATCACATTTCAAGTTGGAGATTTTTCACCTTTAAGTAAGTTGGGGATTTTCACTCCCGCGTCAAGAGTTCCGCTTTCCTAAACGTTCACTCTCACTCGCAAGCTTATCGAGTTCTTCATTTTCCTCCCGCCTCCTTCTGAAAAGCCCAACGATGACTTCCGCGCCTCATTCTCCGATTCCAGAGTTGCGTGTTCTGCAGCAGAAATcggattaggagcaggggtttcccaaGCTTCTTGGGACAAAGAAGCGCCTAACACCCCACAcgtcacacctttgcctttcccccgctctgagcttctgtgaagcccgaTGCCCTTCAACGCGTTCCATCGCTTTCTCTTCGCTCTTCCGAAATTTTTTGggccccctccttcccagcctgggaaaggGGGCGCCGTCATGTTTTTGCGGCGTTTTTTCTCCGCGGCGATCCTGCCGACTTAACGCCAAATTTCCggtgcgtgaaaaggggccaagcggttttggcgtCCCTACGGAGTGGggttggggggaagaaaggctcagcccggtGACTGATCCCGGGAGCCAGCGACGGAGTTCTTCGCAGTGGCGTCTTCCTTGATATCCCCCCTCtttcgggctatttttatactattttcaACCTTTGAGGCAGactttgagtgactttagtcatgcGTGCTTTTATTATGATCGGTGTGAAATACTCTcccttcacatttaaaggtatattttaggagaaattcagggcgcagactcaaggaggagtggccgcaccttggaggcgggcaGCCTTGGGGACGGAGGTGCATTTTGGTGTCGTAACGACATTACAAGGAGCAAAGTTCGCCCAAAGGACAGCgttttcatcaaaatgtgacgaaatgttggctcagggtagcgggCAGGCAGCTCATTGGCCGTTTATCTGCTTCGTGGGACCATCCCCTCCCTGTACCCGCATAAGACAAGGCCACGGAAGAATTATCTTCCATCCCGGATCTCATGCAGCTTCGCAAGCGTCGTACAGGGAACCGCAGGCGTCGCGTTTTTTTTTTCGCGTGCCAGCTCCGGCCTCttgatttttttatactttccCTTAAGGCTGTGCTTTTGTATTTTGGGCcgttttagtaattattccacacccctCTGCCCGAGTTTTGGGGCATCTGCCAATTTGGCAAGAGGATCTTCGCTAGGATCGGTCGCTTTTCGTCCTTGTTCGCGCTGGAAATAATTCAGACGTGTTTCGTAGGCGAGGCGGTTGGACGGGAAACTTAGCCGGGAAACGGAAGAAAATCACCTTGTCCAAAGGGTTGGAGCTTCCAGGAAGCTTCCTGTTTTAGGGAATGGCCACCAACTGAAACCCCGAGGCACAGTTATCGTCTGCTCTACTAACGGAACCTTTCCGGAGCTCCTTTTTGGTAcggagggatggagaagaggaattttttttcctttccccatctCCTCACCACCAGCGGTGCGTGGCGGGAGGACAAGAGATTTCCATAAGAAAACTTCACACAGGAGATAAGGGAAATCTTTTTCCTCACGAGGACGGTCTGACGCAAGAAACGGCTAAGACCTATAATCTGGTGGCCATTCTTGGAAGTTTTCAAGTCCCAGCTTGGATTGTGTCCCGAACCACTGGCTCTAACTGCGTATCCGACGCTGCTGGGAGCAGGAAGGTTTTCCGGAGACCTCCTGACCTGGCCCCTTGACCGACATTGTCACGTAGGCAGGATGCCACCCACGTCCTTCAAAGCGGCACGTAGGGCACAGCACTGCCATGTAAGGTGCGGATCCTCTCAAATCTCGCTACCGTTGGTGGAGACAATTTCCCGACGTTCAGAAGGCATTTGCTGGCTCAGGATGACCatgacctggccaggctggagagttgggcaaagaggaaccttatggaattcaagaggggcaagcgcagggtgctgcgcccggggaggaataaccccccgcagcaggacaggttgggggtgacctgctggtgagcagctcggtggggagagacctgggagtgctgggggccGACGGGACGGCCATGAggcagcgatgggccctggtggccaagaaggccaatggcatcccggggGGCATGAAGaagagcgtggccggcaggtggagggaggtcatcctccccctctgctctgccctggggaggccgcagctggagttgtgggtccagttctgggctccccgggtcaagagggacagggaactgctggagaggggacagcaaagggctaccgagatgctgaggggacgggaacgtctctctgctgaagaaaggccgagggatttggggctttttgtctggaaaaaagacggctgaggggggatcttaaagggtgggtgtcaggaggatggggccaggctcttctcagtggtgcccggggacaggacaaggggtaacgggcacaaacgtgagcatgggaagttccacctaaacaggaggaggaacttcttgactctgcgggtggcagagccctggcacaggctgcccagagaggtgggggagtctccgtctgtggagccatcccaaacccgcccggacgcgttcctgtgccgcctgctctgggtgaccctgctctggagggggttggaggagatgatctccagagggcccttccaaccctagggttctatgattctatgatttgtctgCCGCGGGAAATGGTATCAGGACAGgaagagagagatttattttttttttttcttttcgctcAGTCACCGCAAGGAAGAAATAACTAAAAGCGCCGGATTGATCCTTGCCATTGCtccggggggggaaaaaaaaaaatcctcgaGTCTTGAATTCCGCACGCATCCGTTCCCGAGAATCGCcggtggtggttttggttgccTAAGAGAAACAGACCAGCTTATAATTATGTCCATTGCAACCAATTAATGAGGCCTGCCGCCGGGGCGTGGAGGAGGCAAGTCCTTAACGAACACGCACCACCCTCTCCGTAAGAGCTGGTACCCgctgtccccctgcccaaagGGACAGGAGGGCTGGGTCCGTCGGGGAGGTTGATGATGCCTCCGGCCATAAGTACAACAAAGGGCTGGAAGCCTGTTCCAGACCTGAATATTCTTCTGGCCGGCGCAGGTATGGTTTccgactcctttttttttccccttggctcCAGAAATTTCCTTTCCGCATCATTTTCCGGTGCTGGGGAccggaggggaggagagggagaggtcTTTGTCGCGGGAGCCAGCACACAGCCTTGCCATCCTGGCGCGCATTAACCCTTGCTGAAGGAAGAAGATTGAAGTCTCGGTCGCGCGAGGCTCCTTCGCGTCGTGGGGAAGGAGAGGCGCCGGCCGTGTCCGCCACTGCCCCCGGGGGCAAACGGTTCCCTCCTTCCTAGGGAGAGCCGAGACCCTTCCCCGCACGCCTCTTCTTGGGGACAACCGCGGCACCAGCAGCGGCAAAGCCTTTGCGgaccctcctccccctcctctgcctcctcctccgtCTCCAGGCTGGAACTTCCCTGCCCTTGCGGTGGTCGCCCGCAGCCTGCTCGCGCGCAAGGTGGGTGACGCCGCTTTCTCCGCCGTGAAGAGGAGAAAGGGGACGCGGCCGAAGGGGGACGGCGCTTCCCAGCTGAGCTCCAGCCGCCGCGCCGTCACAGCTCCCCGCCtcgctgcccgcagcccccagccagccgTTGGCGCGTCCCCAGCCAACGCACACCGTCGTCGTcatcgtcgtcgtcgtcgtcgtcatcggaggaggaggaggaggacgaccAACACCAAAAAGGTCGGGAAAGGGTTTTTTGGGAGGAAGGCTCAATCGAATCCCCTCAGCAGCAGGCTACCTTGTACTTTCGGTGACCCGGCTGCTCTTTTTTCTTGCTGCCTGACGTCCGGGGAAACCTTTTGTTTCCATGGGGAACGACAACCAAACCCTGGGCGCGGATTTCGTCTTCCTGGGCTTCTCCAGCCTAGCGGAACTCCAGAAGCTGCTTCTTGTGGTGTTTTTGCCGCTGTACCTGGTCACCCTGAGCATGAACACCACTATCATGGTCATCATATGTGCCGATCGAAGCCTTCACACGCCCATGTACTTTTTCCTTGGCGTCTTGTCGTTTTCCGAGACTTGCTACACCTTTGTCATTGTCCCCAAAATGCTGGTAGATTTGACAGCGCAGAGAAAAACCATCTCCTTCCTGGGCTGCGCTGTGCAAATgtacttcttccttttcttggggtgctcccactccttccttCTGGCAGCCATGGGCTACGACCGCTGCGTTGCCGTCTGCCACCCCCTGCACTACAACGGCATCATGACTCGGCGAGCGTGCGCTCGGCTGGTGGCTGCTTCTGCTCTCAGCGGCTTGCTGGTTGCCCAGGTGGTTACCCCCTTGATATTTTCCTTGCCCTTCCAGGCGTCCCGGAGACTCAACCATTTCTTCTGCGACATATCCCCCCTCCTCCGTGCGGCCTTCGCTCATACAAACCTCAGCGAGGCCATCATCTTCACGCTGGGTGTCTCCGTCCTGACGATCCCACTGGCGCTCATCCTCATTTCGTACCTGTTCATTTTCTTGGCCATCTCGCAGATCCCTTCGGCCGCGGGGAGGCAAAAAGCCTTCTCCACCTGCAGCTCCCACCTGATAGTGGTGGTTGTTCATTACGGCTGTGCCTCCTTCGTCTACCTGAGACCTGACTCCAGATACTCCTCGGATCAGGACGCGTTGATCTCCGTCACTTATACCATCCTCACTCCTCTGCTCAACCCAATGATTTACAGCCTAAGGAACAAGGATGTCAAAATGGCTCTTCAAAAAGCAGTCAGGAAAAACACactatttcagaaagttttccaGTGAAGTGGGTAAGAAAAGCCGCTTCCCGGCTGGGTATTTTCAGCAAAAAGCTTCCACTTCCAGAAAAACATTGCCCCGTTTCcgtacatccttttttttttccgctcgCGGAGAAGCTTTCAGGAACGACACGACAGCTAATCGCGGC carries:
- the LOC128901506 gene encoding olfactory receptor 10K2-like gives rise to the protein MGNDNQTLGADFVFLGFSSLAELQKLLLVVFLPLYLVTLSMNTTIMVIICADRSLHTPMYFFLGVLSFSETCYTFVIVPKMLVDLTAQRKTISFLGCAVQMYFFLFLGCSHSFLLAAMGYDRCVAVCHPLHYNGIMTRRACARLVAASALSGLLVAQVVTPLIFSLPFQASRRLNHFFCDISPLLRAAFAHTNLSEAIIFTLGVSVLTIPLALILISYLFIFLAISQIPSAAGRQKAFSTCSSHLIVVVVHYGCASFVYLRPDSRYSSDQDALISVTYTILTPLLNPMIYSLRNKDVKMALQKAVRKNTLFQKVFQ